One Peribacillus simplex NBRC 15720 = DSM 1321 genomic region harbors:
- a CDS encoding TetR/AcrR family transcriptional regulator, which translates to MKEKNKMIIDKSVELFAEKGYHATSVQEIAEKCGIAKGSFYNYFKSKEELLVSIFKFYYEALTDSLLDLELDASLSSKDKFMRQITVHIEHMTGNTNLIQMMMQEQMVHISKELDRFLHYIHEEGLIWFKRKIIELYPGLSADLLPDCTIILDSLFKGYIGILIRKQNAFDVELLPSFILNRMDSIIASLQNMEDPLLKQFPLPGCSMRDMSPKEEIHSIIVRMLEVETRKEEGMETRKNTEALKAIQEEFSKVRPSPIILESLLLFLEKNDKRSPLCSKLILMMKDYLTNI; encoded by the coding sequence ATGAAAGAAAAAAATAAGATGATCATAGATAAGTCTGTAGAGCTTTTCGCGGAAAAAGGCTATCATGCTACTTCCGTTCAGGAAATTGCTGAAAAATGTGGGATAGCAAAGGGGTCTTTTTATAATTATTTTAAATCTAAGGAAGAATTACTAGTCTCCATTTTTAAATTTTATTATGAAGCGTTGACGGACTCATTACTTGATCTTGAACTGGATGCTTCATTGTCCAGTAAAGACAAATTCATGAGGCAGATCACTGTTCACATTGAGCATATGACGGGAAATACCAACTTGATTCAAATGATGATGCAGGAACAAATGGTTCATATCAGCAAAGAACTAGATAGATTTTTACATTATATCCATGAAGAGGGCTTGATTTGGTTCAAACGTAAAATTATTGAGCTGTACCCGGGACTTTCGGCTGATCTTCTGCCGGATTGCACCATAATTTTAGATTCCCTTTTCAAAGGATATATCGGAATATTGATAAGGAAACAAAATGCTTTCGATGTGGAATTGTTACCTAGCTTCATATTGAACCGGATGGATTCCATTATCGCAAGCCTGCAGAACATGGAAGATCCATTATTGAAACAATTTCCCCTACCAGGATGCTCGATGCGGGATATGAGCCCAAAAGAAGAAATTCATTCGATTATCGTCAGGATGCTGGAAGTGGAAACACGTAAAGAAGAGGGAATGGAAACACGTAAAAATACGGAAGCTTTAAAGGCGATCCAGGAAGAGTTTTCAAAAGTTAGACCAAGCCCCATCATCTTGGAAAGCCTTTTGTTATTTTTGGAAAAAAATGATAAAAGAAGTCCCTTGTGTTCAAAGCTTATCTTAATGATGAAGGATTATTTGACGAATATATGA